A genomic segment from Microbacterium sp. SORGH_AS_0428 encodes:
- the ribA gene encoding GTP cyclohydrolase II, with product MVENSHISAVPVPPAEIRVQVQVPLRFSDGYATGADVLTFDGLVDGKEHLLLGLGDWRGALARSAAGGDAPLVRPHSECLTGDVFGSERCDCGPQLREAVERIASDGGFLLYLRQEGRGIGLYAKLDAYALQDAGLDTYEANLALGRGEDERDYTAAAQMLRSVGAERIRLLSNNPDKAAQLESLGIQVTDRVRTAVHLSASNARYLAAKRDHTAHAIDLPAA from the coding sequence ATGGTTGAGAATTCACACATCTCCGCGGTCCCGGTTCCCCCGGCGGAGATCCGGGTTCAGGTGCAGGTGCCGCTCCGTTTCTCCGACGGGTACGCGACCGGCGCCGACGTGCTCACGTTCGACGGCTTGGTCGACGGCAAGGAGCACCTGCTTCTCGGACTCGGCGACTGGCGGGGCGCGCTCGCGCGCAGCGCGGCCGGCGGTGACGCACCGCTCGTGCGTCCGCACAGCGAGTGCCTGACCGGCGACGTGTTCGGCTCCGAACGGTGCGACTGCGGTCCGCAGCTGCGCGAGGCGGTCGAACGGATCGCCTCCGACGGCGGCTTCCTGCTCTACCTCCGCCAGGAGGGGCGGGGCATCGGTCTGTACGCCAAGCTCGACGCCTACGCCCTGCAGGATGCGGGACTGGACACCTACGAGGCGAACCTGGCTCTCGGGCGGGGTGAGGACGAGCGCGACTACACCGCCGCCGCGCAGATGCTGAGGAGCGTCGGAGCGGAGCGTATCCGGCTCCTCAGCAACAACCCCGACAAGGCGGCCCAGCTCGAGAGCCTGGGGATCCAGGTCACGGACCGCGTGCGCACGGCGGTGCACCTGTCGGCTTCGAACGCGCGCTACCTGGCCGCCAAGCGCGATCACACTGCGCACGCCATCGACCTGCCCGCGGCGTGA
- a CDS encoding class Ib ribonucleoside-diphosphate reductase assembly flavoprotein NrdI: protein MAQIPVYYYSSVSNLTRRFAEQVAARDGRSVRDLADPEVRRSEAPGRWVLLTPSYKAGNADEVTLPAPVRTFLRSAANRRRLVGIIGSGNRNFGAYYQAAARELAAISGRPVLFEFELSGTPEDVTRCAEILREIDEALDSAND, encoded by the coding sequence ATGGCCCAGATCCCGGTCTACTACTACTCGTCGGTGTCGAACCTCACTCGCCGCTTCGCGGAGCAGGTGGCTGCGCGCGACGGCCGCAGCGTGAGAGACCTCGCCGATCCGGAGGTTCGACGCAGCGAGGCGCCGGGGCGTTGGGTTCTGCTGACCCCCTCCTACAAGGCGGGCAACGCGGACGAGGTGACCCTGCCCGCGCCCGTGCGCACCTTCCTGCGCTCCGCTGCCAACCGACGTCGCCTGGTCGGCATCATCGGATCGGGCAATCGGAACTTCGGCGCCTACTACCAGGCGGCGGCGCGGGAGCTCGCCGCGATCAGCGGGCGTCCCGTCCTCTTCGAGTTCGAACTGTCCGGGACCCCCGAAGACGTCACGCGCTGCGCCGAGATTCTGCGCGAGATCGACGAGGCACTCGATTCGGCGAACGACTGA
- the gnd gene encoding phosphogluconate dehydrogenase (NAD(+)-dependent, decarboxylating), with translation MQLAMIGLGRMGANIVRRLMKDGHDCVVYDVNQDAVAGLESEGATGAGSLAELASQLQTPRTVWLMIPAGLTGGVVDQLADVLEPGDIIIDGGNSNYRDDVRRAAALKDTGIHYVDVGTSGGVFGLERGYCLMVGGPDEAFTHIEPILRTIAPGVGDVERTPGRSGDLAPEERGYLHCGPSGAGHFVKMVHNGIEYGIMAALAEGLNILHNADAGTREASHSAEVAPLEEPEFYQFDIDTAKVSELWRRGSVISSWLLDLTAAALEANPTLDGLAGRVSDSGEGRWTVKAAVDTGVPAPVLAASLFERFASRGEDHFANQVLSAMRLQFGGHQELPAGDVLEAGGQKADSSQA, from the coding sequence ATGCAGCTCGCGATGATCGGACTGGGTCGAATGGGCGCGAACATCGTGCGACGACTCATGAAGGACGGCCACGACTGCGTCGTCTACGACGTCAACCAGGATGCGGTCGCCGGCCTCGAGTCCGAGGGTGCGACGGGTGCGGGTTCGCTCGCGGAACTCGCCTCCCAGCTGCAGACCCCGCGCACGGTGTGGCTCATGATCCCCGCGGGCCTCACGGGCGGCGTCGTCGACCAGCTCGCCGACGTGCTCGAGCCCGGTGACATCATCATCGACGGGGGCAACTCGAACTACCGCGACGACGTCCGCCGCGCCGCGGCCCTCAAGGACACCGGCATCCACTACGTCGACGTGGGCACGAGCGGCGGCGTGTTCGGCCTCGAGCGCGGCTACTGCCTCATGGTCGGCGGACCCGATGAGGCGTTCACGCACATCGAGCCGATCCTGAGGACGATCGCGCCCGGCGTGGGCGACGTCGAGCGCACCCCCGGGCGCTCCGGCGACCTCGCCCCGGAGGAGCGCGGCTACCTCCACTGCGGCCCCTCCGGCGCCGGCCACTTCGTGAAGATGGTGCACAACGGCATCGAGTACGGCATCATGGCCGCGCTCGCCGAAGGACTGAACATCCTCCACAACGCGGATGCGGGAACGCGCGAGGCCAGTCACTCCGCCGAGGTCGCGCCCCTGGAAGAACCCGAGTTCTACCAGTTCGACATCGACACCGCGAAGGTGTCGGAACTCTGGCGCCGCGGATCGGTGATCTCGTCGTGGCTGCTCGATCTGACCGCAGCGGCACTCGAGGCGAACCCGACGCTCGACGGCCTCGCCGGCCGGGTATCCGACTCGGGCGAGGGACGCTGGACGGTGAAGGCGGCCGTCGACACCGGAGTGCCTGCACCCGTGCTCGCCGCATCCCTCTTCGAGCGCTTCGCCTCGCGCGGCGAGGATCACTTCGCCAACCAGGTGCTCTCCGCGATGCGCCTGCAGTTCGGCGGCCACCAGGAGCTTCCCGCCGGTGATGTGCTGGAAGCCGGCGGACAGAAGGCCGACAGCTCGCAGGCCTGA
- a CDS encoding NUDIX domain-containing protein produces the protein MTLAEPRRIHVSAAVIRDADGRLLLVRKSGTTAFMQPGGKPEDGEDAASTLVREIREELGLRLDAAELEPLGSFAAAAANEPGFEVVAEVFAADIRDQTPVASAEIAELRWVGADEVDQLEVAPLAREYFLS, from the coding sequence GTGACCCTTGCCGAACCTCGCCGCATCCATGTGTCCGCCGCGGTGATCCGCGACGCCGACGGGAGGCTCCTGCTCGTGCGAAAGAGCGGGACGACCGCGTTCATGCAGCCGGGCGGCAAGCCGGAGGACGGCGAGGATGCGGCTTCGACGCTCGTCCGCGAGATCCGCGAGGAGCTGGGACTCCGGCTGGATGCCGCAGAGCTCGAGCCGCTGGGCTCGTTCGCGGCGGCTGCGGCCAACGAGCCGGGATTCGAGGTCGTCGCGGAGGTCTTCGCCGCCGACATCCGAGATCAGACGCCGGTCGCGTCGGCCGAGATCGCGGAGCTGCGCTGGGTGGGAGCGGACGAGGTCGACCAGCTGGAGGTCGCGCCTCTCGCGCGCGAGTACTTCCTGAGCTGA
- a CDS encoding SDR family NAD(P)-dependent oxidoreductase, translating into MPDATSAPTDPQPSGIDPDDLATTLRVLEELAQVDQTHPDYVTVRRATAAMFKATKKVRRREIRDAIAAADRAVVHATATGAPDRIDDETRGIPISTSTTTPTAGTLLKARGCYICKKPYTVVDAFYHQLCPECAAMSHAKRDARTDLTGKRALLTGGRAKIGMYIALRLLRDGAHTTITTRFPRDAVRRFSSLPDAADWIDRLKIVGIDLRDPAQVIGLAEDVAAAGTLDILINNATQTVRRSPGAYQPLVDAELAPLPEGPLPELVTFGHTNDQHPQALERSVSAHPILAAAAARAEELTEQAMAAGSSSLERLAAGTAIDAGGLIPDLDHVNSWTQRVEDVDPLEMLEVQLANTTAPFLLISKLRPSLAASSARRTYIVNVSAMEGVFNRGYKGPGHPHTNMAKAAVNMLTRTSAREMFESDRILMTSVDTGWITDERPHPTKVRLAEEGFHAPLDLVDGAARVYDPIVRGEAGEDLFGVFLKDYAPGAW; encoded by the coding sequence GTGCCCGACGCGACCTCTGCCCCCACCGATCCACAGCCCAGCGGCATCGATCCCGACGATCTCGCCACCACGCTGCGCGTACTGGAGGAGCTCGCACAGGTGGACCAGACCCATCCGGACTACGTCACGGTCCGGCGCGCGACGGCTGCGATGTTCAAGGCCACCAAGAAGGTGCGACGCCGCGAGATCCGCGATGCGATCGCCGCGGCGGACCGCGCAGTCGTTCACGCGACGGCGACGGGGGCACCCGATCGCATCGACGACGAGACGCGCGGCATCCCGATCAGCACCTCGACCACGACGCCCACCGCGGGGACCCTGCTCAAGGCACGCGGCTGCTACATCTGCAAGAAGCCGTACACGGTGGTCGACGCGTTCTATCACCAGCTCTGCCCCGAATGCGCCGCGATGAGTCATGCGAAGCGCGACGCGCGCACCGACCTCACCGGCAAGCGGGCCCTGCTGACCGGCGGCCGGGCGAAGATCGGGATGTACATCGCGCTGCGGCTGCTGCGCGACGGCGCGCACACCACGATCACCACGCGCTTCCCCCGCGACGCGGTGCGCCGCTTCAGCAGCCTTCCGGATGCGGCCGACTGGATCGACCGGCTGAAGATCGTGGGCATCGACCTGCGAGACCCCGCCCAGGTGATCGGGCTCGCCGAGGACGTGGCCGCGGCAGGGACCCTGGACATCCTCATCAACAACGCGACCCAGACCGTGCGCCGCTCCCCCGGCGCCTACCAGCCGCTCGTCGATGCGGAGCTGGCACCGCTGCCCGAGGGACCGCTTCCCGAGCTGGTCACCTTCGGGCACACGAACGACCAGCACCCGCAGGCTCTCGAACGCTCGGTCAGCGCGCACCCGATCCTCGCGGCCGCCGCCGCGCGCGCCGAGGAGCTCACGGAGCAGGCCATGGCGGCCGGATCCAGCTCGCTCGAGCGCCTGGCAGCGGGCACCGCGATCGACGCGGGCGGACTCATCCCCGACCTCGACCACGTCAACTCGTGGACGCAGCGGGTCGAGGATGTCGATCCGCTGGAGATGCTCGAGGTGCAGCTGGCGAACACGACGGCCCCTTTCCTGCTCATCTCCAAGCTGCGACCGTCGCTGGCGGCCAGCAGCGCTCGTCGCACGTACATCGTGAACGTGAGCGCCATGGAGGGCGTGTTCAACCGCGGTTACAAGGGCCCGGGGCATCCGCACACGAACATGGCCAAGGCCGCCGTCAACATGCTGACCCGCACGAGCGCGCGCGAGATGTTCGAGAGCGACCGCATCCTCATGACGAGCGTCGACACCGGGTGGATCACGGACGAGCGCCCGCATCCCACGAAGGTGCGCCTGGCCGAGGAGGGGTTCCACGCCCCGCTGGATCTCGTCGACGGAGCGGCCCGCGTGTACGACCCGATCGTGCGCGGTGAGGCCGGCGAAGACCTGTTCGGCGTGTTCCTCAAGGATTACGCCCCCGGCGCATGGTGA
- a CDS encoding alpha/beta hydrolase has protein sequence MVFESGMGFSSAAWGRVLPAVSRVARTICYDRAGIGESEADAAPRTLDRLADDLGALLAPERRPLILVGHSWGGPIVRTLAARRVLDVRALVLVDQTDEHIDSYFTPALAEQMAARPARFSSLSARASIALLRRRALRAQPAAVKAQLRRDLAALEHTMAPELGHFLPSLSALREDPAHAEALHGIGASVITGTRAGVGERGRRREINRAHAATARQLGGRLVPARRSGHNVPFDQPELIVTEIRRVLAEAGPSAVG, from the coding sequence GTGGTCTTCGAATCCGGCATGGGCTTCTCGAGCGCCGCGTGGGGTCGCGTGCTTCCCGCTGTCTCCCGCGTCGCGAGGACGATCTGCTACGACCGAGCCGGGATCGGCGAGAGCGAGGCGGATGCGGCACCGCGCACCCTCGACCGGTTGGCCGATGATCTGGGCGCTCTGCTGGCTCCTGAGAGGCGCCCCCTGATCCTGGTCGGACACAGCTGGGGCGGGCCCATCGTGCGCACGCTCGCCGCACGGCGCGTGCTCGATGTGCGCGCTCTCGTGCTCGTCGATCAGACCGACGAGCACATCGACTCCTACTTCACCCCCGCTCTCGCCGAGCAGATGGCGGCGCGGCCTGCCCGGTTCTCCTCCCTCAGCGCGCGTGCCAGCATCGCTCTGCTACGTCGCCGGGCGCTTCGGGCGCAGCCGGCAGCGGTGAAGGCGCAGCTGCGACGCGATCTCGCCGCCCTGGAGCACACGATGGCGCCCGAGCTGGGGCACTTCCTCCCCTCGTTGTCCGCACTGCGCGAGGATCCGGCACATGCCGAGGCGCTCCACGGCATCGGCGCGAGCGTCATCACCGGCACACGCGCCGGAGTCGGCGAACGCGGCCGTCGGCGGGAGATCAACCGGGCGCACGCCGCAACGGCGCGGCAGCTGGGCGGCCGCCTCGTGCCGGCGCGCCGTTCGGGGCACAACGTGCCCTTCGACCAGCCGGAGCTCATCGTGACGGAGATCCGCCGCGTGCTCGCCGAGGCCGGTCCCTCCGCCGTCGGATGA
- a CDS encoding NAD(P)H-binding protein has protein sequence MARITVLGGSGYAGAAVVAEAQRRGHSVTSLSRTSPADLVDGVEYVQGSVIEDDVRESVIADRDVVVVALSPRGDMAGKVEGIVASLIERLAGTATRLGYIGGASSLLVEEGGPRLWDTTHEHMPAEVKPEVQTGLNALELLTTGPEGLDWFYVSPPEEFGSWLGTASTGRYTLGGDVLLRAADGTSTISAADLALAILDEIETPAHHRRRFTAIG, from the coding sequence ATGGCACGAATCACGGTTCTCGGTGGGAGCGGCTATGCGGGCGCAGCAGTCGTCGCAGAAGCGCAGCGGCGCGGGCACTCGGTCACCTCGCTCAGTCGGACCTCGCCGGCGGATCTCGTCGACGGCGTCGAATACGTCCAGGGCTCGGTCATCGAGGACGACGTGCGCGAGAGCGTGATCGCCGACCGTGACGTCGTGGTGGTCGCACTGTCTCCGCGCGGCGACATGGCGGGCAAGGTCGAGGGCATCGTCGCGTCGCTCATCGAGCGCCTGGCCGGCACCGCCACGCGCCTGGGCTACATCGGCGGCGCGTCTTCGCTCCTCGTCGAGGAGGGCGGGCCGCGCCTGTGGGACACCACCCATGAGCACATGCCGGCTGAGGTGAAGCCGGAGGTGCAGACCGGCCTCAACGCACTCGAGCTGCTCACCACCGGCCCCGAGGGGCTCGACTGGTTCTACGTCAGCCCGCCGGAGGAGTTCGGCTCCTGGCTCGGCACGGCATCGACGGGCCGGTACACGCTCGGCGGCGACGTGCTCCTGCGGGCCGCGGACGGTACCTCGACCATCTCCGCCGCAGACCTCGCGCTGGCCATCCTCGACGAGATCGAGACGCCCGCTCACCACCGGCGGCGCTTCACCGCCATCGGCTGA
- a CDS encoding phosphotransferase — MSLTPAQLAAVLEPLGEIARSEALTGGTFAATLAVTLTDGARLIVKATPTDPRRLCRYERGIAASEALVYGMLAERAPVPEVVMTDFSRSVVDADIVVTRHLPGRVWNDLELDAAATVRVRHALGALMAELHRVPAPAFGYPARETGMRHDDWRTAITAMFDGILRDAAESGTIVPEARIRAALSRHGHVLEAVTDPVVVHNDLWPANIFLDDDLRIVGLIDTERAVWGDPLFDLVGANQMAEERAEEQIIAGDTDAGGVLAAELVSPTGAIRLALYRLYYRLILVTEIDIRGFEGEWLPQYRASVARLLDDALRALEAAEPARTL, encoded by the coding sequence ATGTCGCTCACTCCCGCACAGCTCGCCGCCGTTCTCGAGCCGCTCGGCGAGATCGCGCGCAGCGAAGCACTGACCGGCGGGACGTTCGCCGCCACCTTGGCCGTGACACTCACCGACGGTGCTCGTCTCATCGTGAAGGCGACCCCGACCGATCCGCGCAGGCTGTGCCGCTACGAACGCGGGATCGCCGCATCCGAGGCGCTCGTCTACGGGATGCTGGCGGAACGTGCTCCCGTGCCCGAGGTCGTCATGACCGACTTCTCCCGATCGGTCGTGGATGCTGACATCGTGGTCACCCGCCACCTGCCCGGCCGGGTGTGGAACGATCTCGAGCTCGATGCGGCCGCCACCGTCCGCGTGCGTCACGCCCTCGGCGCTCTCATGGCCGAGCTGCACCGGGTGCCGGCTCCGGCCTTCGGGTATCCCGCGCGGGAGACGGGTATGCGGCACGATGACTGGCGCACCGCGATCACCGCGATGTTCGACGGCATCCTCCGCGACGCGGCCGAATCGGGCACGATCGTGCCCGAGGCGAGGATTCGTGCCGCGCTCTCGCGCCACGGGCACGTCCTCGAGGCGGTCACCGATCCGGTCGTCGTGCACAACGATCTCTGGCCGGCGAACATCTTCCTCGACGACGACCTGCGGATCGTGGGACTCATCGACACCGAACGCGCTGTGTGGGGCGATCCGCTCTTCGATCTGGTCGGGGCGAACCAGATGGCCGAGGAGCGTGCCGAGGAGCAGATCATCGCGGGCGACACGGATGCCGGGGGAGTCCTCGCTGCCGAACTCGTCTCGCCGACGGGGGCGATCCGGCTCGCCCTGTACCGCCTTTACTACCGCCTCATCCTCGTCACCGAGATCGACATCCGCGGCTTCGAGGGCGAGTGGCTCCCGCAGTACCGGGCTTCGGTCGCTCGCCTGCTCGACGACGCCCTGCGCGCCCTGGAAGCGGCGGAACCGGCGCGCACGCTATGA
- a CDS encoding ATP-binding protein, with product MTDFIVELAAKSLLWLQGLVLAGLIAGLIVYDVQFGRSLPVALWVVIALLLAAGWLAAALARRVTRTWLVASVLSVNVVVFAALRQELLPQTSLTVFVVALPVLGLALLPRPWPTVSVLLMVLFVVIPCVMTGQWPATLADVFFDVGTLIALLMIIVVAALGARALRRHAARLSAAHRAREQALARVTDGKMLVDAVIGTVPTAIAVYDPEGALLLANPRAHEVARHEGYELASPGEPINSGGVFAADRTTPLRRSDRILQAVVDGTELAPTLAWVGPPGHQRAYIRSSSKIARPDGSALGTLVVAEDVTEVLHSEQMRDDFLHTVSHELRTPMTPLIGHLDLLSERVAETDPGAQERIDIILRSVDRVMTRVSELLTAADIRMELQLKPTDVAGLVGECVRIARPDAARRGLAIRAEVADTAVAMADTGRIRQAVSELLSNAVKFAVEGTEVLAQCDRVDDEIRIRVSDEGPGMSEVEQHRAFDRFYRAPLAHRDAVQGFGLGLSVVHNIVTAHAGVASLARSAAGGTEVTICIPAL from the coding sequence ATGACGGATTTCATCGTCGAACTCGCGGCCAAGTCGTTGCTGTGGCTGCAGGGCCTCGTGCTCGCCGGACTCATCGCCGGTCTCATCGTGTACGACGTCCAGTTCGGACGCTCGCTGCCCGTCGCGCTGTGGGTCGTGATCGCGCTCCTGCTCGCCGCGGGCTGGCTCGCAGCCGCACTGGCGCGCCGGGTGACGCGGACCTGGCTGGTCGCCTCGGTGCTGAGCGTGAATGTCGTCGTGTTCGCCGCGCTGCGGCAGGAACTGTTGCCTCAGACGTCGCTCACCGTCTTCGTGGTGGCGCTGCCCGTGCTGGGGTTGGCGTTGCTTCCACGGCCGTGGCCGACGGTGTCGGTCCTGTTGATGGTGCTCTTCGTCGTCATCCCCTGCGTGATGACGGGCCAGTGGCCGGCAACCCTCGCAGACGTCTTCTTCGACGTCGGGACGCTCATCGCACTGCTCATGATCATCGTCGTCGCAGCCCTCGGCGCCCGGGCCCTGCGCCGTCACGCCGCCCGCCTGAGCGCTGCGCATCGGGCGCGCGAGCAGGCGCTCGCCCGCGTCACCGACGGCAAGATGCTGGTGGACGCGGTCATCGGCACGGTCCCGACCGCGATCGCCGTCTATGACCCGGAAGGGGCATTGTTGCTCGCCAACCCCCGCGCTCACGAGGTCGCCCGCCACGAGGGCTACGAGCTCGCGAGCCCGGGCGAGCCCATCAACTCCGGCGGCGTCTTCGCCGCCGACCGCACGACCCCCCTGCGCCGCAGCGACCGGATCCTGCAGGCCGTCGTCGACGGCACCGAGCTTGCCCCGACGCTCGCCTGGGTCGGCCCCCCGGGGCATCAGCGCGCCTACATCCGCTCGTCATCGAAGATCGCACGCCCCGACGGCTCCGCGCTCGGCACCCTCGTGGTCGCGGAGGACGTCACCGAGGTGCTGCACTCCGAGCAGATGCGGGACGACTTCCTCCACACCGTGTCGCACGAGTTGCGCACGCCCATGACCCCGCTGATCGGGCATCTGGATCTGTTGAGCGAGCGGGTCGCCGAGACCGACCCCGGTGCGCAGGAGCGGATCGACATCATCCTGCGCAGCGTCGACCGGGTCATGACCCGCGTATCGGAGCTGTTGACCGCCGCCGACATCCGTATGGAGCTTCAGCTCAAGCCGACGGATGTGGCCGGTCTCGTCGGCGAGTGCGTGCGCATCGCAAGGCCCGATGCGGCCAGGCGCGGCCTCGCGATCCGCGCGGAGGTCGCCGATACCGCAGTCGCCATGGCCGATACGGGCCGCATCCGACAGGCGGTATCGGAACTGCTCTCGAACGCGGTGAAGTTCGCAGTCGAGGGCACCGAGGTGCTCGCGCAGTGCGATCGAGTCGACGACGAGATCCGGATCCGTGTCAGTGACGAGGGACCCGGCATGAGCGAGGTCGAGCAGCACCGTGCGTTCGACCGCTTCTATCGCGCGCCTCTGGCGCATCGAGACGCGGTGCAGGGTTTCGGGCTGGGGCTGTCTGTCGTGCACAACATCGTGACCGCGCACGCGGGAGTGGCCTCTCTCGCCCGGAGCGCGGCCGGCGGAACGGAGGTCACGATCTGCATCCCGGCCCTCTGA
- a CDS encoding VanZ family protein produces the protein MTGWTWQAWFGLIGGSLIFFAVLGPMLLIQIRRYGRLSFPRLLGAAATSVYAVALVAYTLLPLPDVAANCGVSSAGIELVPGHSVGDILRETQGLSVVSALTSRATLQVALNVALFIPFGIIARRYWNRGPVVSIALGAALSLLIETTQLTGVWGLYDCAYRVADVDDLITNTAGAAIGVFLAPLLLSWMPSSGALRRDRSLPRPVTVWRRWFGMILDAVAVNVVSGLLSLTLIAPQLAIAGGREPSDAVSVASVIVVGAGTIVLVVVLPAVLGAGASIGQRLVWLTPAWPPDRSGWWRRLHRASVVALPYTIATVVDQLPGADAGPVQTVVGLVGIVSGIIVLVAVVSVPFSRGRRGLSLVLSGGELRDVRS, from the coding sequence ATGACCGGGTGGACGTGGCAGGCGTGGTTCGGCCTCATCGGGGGCTCGCTGATCTTCTTCGCCGTCCTCGGCCCGATGCTGTTGATTCAGATCCGTCGCTACGGCCGGCTCTCGTTCCCGAGGCTTCTGGGCGCGGCGGCGACCAGCGTCTACGCGGTGGCGCTCGTCGCCTACACGCTCCTGCCGCTGCCCGACGTCGCGGCGAACTGCGGCGTGAGCAGCGCCGGCATCGAGCTCGTCCCCGGACACTCCGTCGGCGACATCCTGCGTGAGACGCAGGGCCTGTCCGTCGTCTCCGCTCTCACGAGCCGCGCCACGCTTCAAGTCGCGCTGAACGTCGCGCTGTTCATTCCCTTCGGCATCATCGCGCGGCGCTACTGGAATCGCGGACCCGTCGTGTCCATCGCGCTCGGGGCCGCGCTGTCGCTGCTGATCGAGACGACGCAGTTGACGGGGGTCTGGGGGCTCTACGACTGCGCGTATCGCGTCGCCGACGTCGACGATCTGATCACGAACACGGCCGGCGCAGCGATCGGCGTGTTCCTCGCTCCACTCCTGCTGTCCTGGATGCCGAGTTCCGGGGCCCTGCGCCGGGACCGCTCGCTGCCGCGGCCCGTCACCGTCTGGCGACGGTGGTTCGGGATGATTCTCGACGCTGTCGCGGTCAATGTCGTGAGCGGGCTGCTCTCGCTGACGCTCATCGCGCCGCAGCTCGCGATCGCCGGCGGGCGCGAACCCTCGGATGCGGTCTCGGTCGCGAGTGTCATCGTCGTCGGCGCCGGCACGATCGTGCTCGTCGTGGTGCTGCCCGCGGTGCTGGGTGCGGGAGCCTCCATCGGACAGCGGCTCGTGTGGTTGACGCCGGCGTGGCCGCCGGATCGTTCCGGATGGTGGCGGCGACTTCATCGCGCGTCGGTCGTGGCGCTGCCCTACACGATCGCCACCGTTGTGGACCAACTGCCGGGCGCCGATGCCGGACCGGTGCAGACCGTGGTGGGCCTCGTCGGCATCGTCAGCGGGATCATCGTGCTGGTCGCCGTGGTGTCCGTTCCCTTCAGCCGTGGACGACGGGGTCTCTCGCTCGTTCTCTCCGGCGGCGAACTGCGCGACGTCAGGTCTTGA